Proteins encoded together in one Impatiens glandulifera chromosome 1, dImpGla2.1, whole genome shotgun sequence window:
- the LOC124912891 gene encoding beta-glucosidase 24-like — protein sequence MSGGNADVAIDAYHRYKGDIKIMEEMGFNAYRFSFSWSRILPRGKLSGGINMEGIQYYNNLINDLLDKGLVPFVTLFHWDLPEALEEEYDGFLSTKIVKDFKDYVNVCFKVFGDRVKHWITLNEPWTYSMGGYSGGTLAPGRCSSSNIVKADYNIKCTYGNSGTEPYISAHNQLLAHSEAVKLYKDKYQAYQKGKIGITLNCDWMVPYSEAMQDQEAAEVANEFMFGWFMDPITRGAYPESMRVLVGKRLPKFTKEQSEILKGSFDFLGLNYYTARYARYNQSYINGYPKNIKTDSRVSILGERNGKPIGPMIGTIYVYPRGIRDVLLYVKNKYNNPLIYITENGVNTVNLTREENLADSMRIDYYSRHFAFIRQAIKEGVNVNGHFSWSLFDNVEWSMGTGVRYGIYYVDYKNGLKRIPKLSAKWFKKFLQRE from the exons ATGAGTGGAGGCAATGCAGACGTAGCAATTGATGCTTATCATCGATACAAG GGTGATATTAAAATTATGGAGGAAATGGGGTTCAATGCTTACCGTTTTTCCTTTTCATGGTCTAGAATATTACCTC gtGGAAAACTCAGTGGTGGTATAAACATGGAGGGAATTCAATACTATAACAACCTCATAAATGATCTCTTGGATAAAG GGCTAGTGCCCTTTGTTACTTTGTTCCATTGGGATCTTCCTGAAGCCTTGGAGGAAGAGTATGATGGTTTCTTGAGTACTAAAATTGT GAAAGATTTCAAAGACTACgtaaatgtttgttttaaaGTATTTGGAGATCGAGTAAAACATTGGATCACACTTAATGAGCCATGGACTTATAGTATGGGCGGTTATTCAGGGGGAACACTAGCACCGGGACGATGTTCTTCGTCGAATATAGTCAAGGCggattataatataaaatgcaCTTATGGAAATTCTGGAACAGAGCCTTATATATCAGCCCATAACCAACTTCTTGCTCATTCTGAAGCAGTAAAGTTGTATAAAGACAAATATCAg GCATATCAGAAGGGTAAAATTGGTATTACACTAAACTGTGACTGGATGGTTCCATACTCAGAAGCCATGCAGGATCAAGAGGCTGCTGAAGTAGCCAATGAGTTCATGTTTGGATG GTTTATGGATCCAATTACTCGGGGTGCTTATCCAGAATCGATGCGAGTATTGGTTGGTAAAAGGCTTCCCAAATTCACAAAAGAACAATCAGAAATTTTAAAAGGATCATTTGATTTTCTTGGATTGAATTATTACACTGCCCGATATGCAAGATATAATCAAAGTTATATTAATGGGTATCCTAAGAACATTAAAACGGATTCCCGAGTAAGCATTTTGG GTGAACGCAATGGGAAACCCATTGGTCCAATG ATAGGTACTATTTATGTGTATCCAAGAGGAATCCGAGATGTTCTCCTCTATGTCAAGAACAAGTACAATAATCCTCTCATTTACATCACTGAAAATG GGGTAAACACGGTTAACTTAACTCGAGAAGAAAACTTAGCTGACAGTATGAGGATTGATTATTACTCCCGACATTTCGCATTTATCAGACAAGCAATCAA GGAAGGAGTAAATGTGAATGGCCATTTTTCATGGTCTTTGTTCGATAATGTTGAATGGAGTATGGGTACTGGAGTTCGATATGGAATCTATTACGTGGATTATAAAAATGGCCTGAAAAGAATTCCCAAACTTTCTGCTAAATGGTTTAAGAAGTTTCTTCAAAGAGAATGA